The following proteins come from a genomic window of Agrobacterium tumefaciens:
- a CDS encoding PaaI family thioesterase, whose translation MNEGLADLSGLDQVRELLAKGLQPPFGEKLAISLIEADYGHAVFEGMPDASAYNPMGTVHGGYIATMLDSACAVATHTGLKPGFAYTTLELKVSFLRPLTERSGVVRAVGRLVSIGGRAAFAEATVHDGDGRLSATATSTLLIFQPR comes from the coding sequence ATGAACGAGGGACTAGCGGATTTGAGCGGACTTGATCAGGTAAGGGAACTTCTCGCTAAGGGTTTACAACCTCCCTTCGGGGAGAAACTGGCCATATCACTCATCGAAGCTGATTACGGCCACGCTGTATTCGAGGGTATGCCCGACGCCAGCGCTTATAATCCGATGGGTACTGTACACGGTGGCTACATCGCGACAATGCTGGACAGTGCGTGCGCCGTCGCCACGCATACTGGTCTGAAGCCAGGCTTCGCGTATACAACCCTCGAACTGAAAGTCTCCTTTCTCAGGCCCCTTACCGAGCGAAGTGGTGTCGTGCGTGCGGTCGGGCGGCTCGTCTCTATCGGAGGTCGTGCGGCGTTTGCAGAAGCGACGGTTCACGACGGCGATGGCCGGTTATCGGCTACCGCGACGTCTACGCTCTTGATCTTCCAGCCCCGCTAA
- a CDS encoding SDR family NAD(P)-dependent oxidoreductase, with the protein MQNVANAETQTSLIRKFNGAATKRALITGASSGMGLEYAELLAAQNVNLVLAARRREPMEKLAIELRQKYGVEIVVEPIDLAAPGAAARLKSSLDDQSLQIDILVNNAGYGLHGDFLDTPLERTTDMIQLNITAVTELSFIFGQDMATRGSGQILLIASILSFQPVPGFAAYAATKSYVLSFGEALHDELRPRGVTVTCLCPGHTETGFDSAASAPVSRMLRFLTMKPRPVAESGLRALSQGKASVLPGLMNNIIIFSNRLTPRSMQRAAMKSVTGG; encoded by the coding sequence ATGCAAAACGTCGCTAACGCGGAAACGCAAACCTCCCTCATCAGAAAATTCAATGGTGCCGCAACGAAGCGGGCCCTGATTACCGGCGCCTCCAGCGGCATGGGCCTTGAATATGCCGAACTACTGGCAGCACAAAACGTAAATCTCGTGCTCGCCGCGCGGCGCAGGGAGCCGATGGAGAAGCTCGCCATAGAGCTTCGACAGAAATATGGTGTCGAGATCGTTGTTGAACCGATCGATCTTGCAGCCCCTGGCGCTGCCGCTCGCTTGAAGAGCAGTCTGGACGACCAGTCGCTGCAGATCGATATTCTGGTGAACAATGCCGGGTATGGGTTGCACGGCGACTTCCTGGACACCCCGCTAGAGCGCACGACCGATATGATACAGCTCAACATCACAGCGGTCACGGAACTGAGCTTTATCTTCGGGCAGGATATGGCAACCCGCGGGTCTGGTCAGATACTCCTCATTGCAAGCATTCTGTCATTCCAGCCCGTTCCCGGGTTTGCCGCTTATGCAGCAACGAAATCTTACGTGTTGTCGTTTGGAGAAGCTTTGCACGACGAACTCCGCCCTCGAGGCGTGACGGTCACCTGCCTTTGCCCAGGACACACCGAAACCGGGTTCGATTCGGCCGCAAGCGCACCTGTCTCACGCATGCTGCGGTTTCTAACGATGAAGCCCCGTCCTGTCGCCGAAAGTGGTCTTCGCGCGCTATCACAAGGAAAAGCTTCCGTCCTCCCAGGATTGATGAACAACATCATTATATTCTCAAACCGCCTGACGCCGCGATCGATGCAGCGAGCCGCCATGAAAAGTGTCACAGGGGGATAA